One region of Anaeromyxobacter paludicola genomic DNA includes:
- a CDS encoding YfiR/HmsC family protein, translating into MRSRRTTVWPAGALCVALALAGPGAARAEDVPVPLNLQADLLFMIAGHDHNLAARAGGEVRTLVLTKAGNESAHAAAQFKVAAAGKAKVAGLPHAVEVAPYAGAAELAETCRARRLSIVYLTPGFTAAEAGAIGQALEGGNVLTVAAAPAMVKRGVVLGFDLVSGRAKLLVDLKQAAKQRVSFGADVLGLMAVSQ; encoded by the coding sequence ATGCGATCGAGACGAACGACCGTATGGCCGGCGGGGGCGCTCTGCGTCGCCCTGGCGCTGGCCGGACCGGGCGCCGCGCGCGCCGAGGACGTGCCGGTGCCGCTCAACCTGCAAGCGGACCTGCTCTTCATGATCGCGGGGCACGACCACAACCTGGCCGCGCGCGCCGGCGGCGAGGTCCGCACCCTCGTCCTCACCAAGGCCGGAAACGAGTCGGCCCACGCCGCGGCCCAGTTCAAGGTGGCGGCGGCCGGGAAGGCCAAGGTGGCCGGCCTGCCGCACGCGGTGGAGGTGGCGCCGTACGCCGGCGCGGCGGAGCTCGCCGAGACCTGCCGCGCCCGGAGGCTGTCCATCGTCTACCTCACCCCCGGCTTCACCGCCGCCGAGGCCGGCGCCATCGGGCAGGCGCTCGAGGGCGGCAACGTGCTCACCGTCGCGGCGGCGCCGGCGATGGTGAAGCGGGGGGTGGTGCTCGGCTTCGACCTCGTCTCCGGCCGCGCCAAGCTCCTCGTCGATCTCAAGCAGGCCGCGAAGCAGCGGGTCTCCTTCGGCGCCGACGTCCTCGGCCTCATGGCGGTGTCCCAATGA
- a CDS encoding TonB-dependent receptor plug domain-containing protein produces MMKTIAAALSAALLLPSPAPAQDVSDLEGLLNQSVVSTASKSAETADLAPATTSVITAEDLRRYGFTSLDQAINFLAVGMVTEPSYGTPEIGARGVLLSGDYGNHVLLLVDGHAVNEPWDGTAYFDRSAAIPIDLVDHVEIILGPGSVLYGSSAMLGVINVITRRAKDYQGMHLVAEGGAPLTAHVAGGYGQTFEVGGREGELTIGLDYQRDQGPTLSYAPQAYADGTPWGGDASHRAIDVPAGQARLVLGDLDVTLRGAVSRRTATQLFSGSFDDSDSWERDRWLSLDARWARAVSPNLQLSGRLYGDLYDYFANIPSGSALDCLEGQASCVYQNSGVSRWGGLEVSGTWDWLQDGRYVTLVGADGRLRHVTSWLAYQDRGTGSSTRTSAYDVSDTVIGAYLQQTLRPASWLSLNAGLRLDDYENFGAHLSPRLAAVVPAWSGGTVKAIYSEAFRAPSFYERYYADATTELAAPSLRPETVRSVEGLLEQRLGAQRFRFGLFRSWWNDMVVLVPASDAAVAAAIASGALAAGAANVTTYANASRVDSYGLNADWEGSGLRQRLRYGVALTVAHSRASGDAPLAAAAQVFGNARVSYDLGGPVLALAVRAAGPRPVSGSSLDPAPDAKAQCDLHAAVSGPLGAGIAYRLSADYSVLESSAYAVGPGRDQLLPLPRYQLMAGLRFDR; encoded by the coding sequence ATGATGAAGACGATCGCGGCGGCCCTCTCGGCCGCCCTCCTCCTCCCCTCCCCCGCTCCGGCCCAGGACGTCTCCGACCTCGAGGGGCTGCTCAACCAGTCGGTGGTCTCGACCGCCTCCAAGTCGGCGGAGACCGCCGACCTCGCGCCGGCGACCACCTCGGTCATCACCGCCGAGGACCTCCGCCGCTACGGCTTCACCTCCCTCGACCAGGCCATCAACTTCCTCGCCGTCGGGATGGTCACCGAGCCGAGCTACGGCACCCCCGAGATCGGGGCCCGCGGCGTGCTCCTCTCCGGAGACTACGGCAACCACGTGCTCCTCCTCGTGGACGGGCACGCCGTGAACGAGCCCTGGGACGGCACCGCCTACTTCGACCGGAGCGCCGCCATCCCCATCGACCTCGTGGACCACGTGGAGATCATCCTCGGCCCGGGCTCGGTGCTCTACGGCTCCTCCGCCATGCTCGGCGTCATCAACGTCATCACCAGGCGCGCCAAGGACTACCAGGGGATGCACCTGGTGGCCGAGGGAGGAGCGCCGCTCACCGCCCACGTCGCCGGCGGCTACGGCCAGACCTTCGAGGTGGGGGGCCGGGAGGGCGAGCTCACGATCGGCCTCGACTACCAGCGGGACCAGGGCCCGACGCTGTCGTACGCGCCCCAGGCCTACGCCGACGGCACGCCCTGGGGCGGCGACGCGAGCCACCGCGCCATCGACGTGCCGGCGGGCCAGGCGCGGCTCGTCCTGGGCGATCTCGACGTGACGCTCCGGGGCGCGGTCTCCCGGCGCACCGCCACCCAGCTCTTCTCGGGCAGCTTCGACGACTCGGACAGCTGGGAGCGCGATCGCTGGCTCTCGCTCGACGCCCGCTGGGCGCGCGCGGTCTCCCCGAACCTGCAGCTCTCCGGACGGCTCTACGGGGACCTGTACGACTACTTCGCCAACATTCCCTCCGGCTCGGCGCTCGACTGCCTCGAGGGCCAGGCGAGCTGCGTCTACCAGAACTCGGGCGTCTCGCGCTGGGGCGGCCTGGAGGTGAGCGGCACCTGGGACTGGCTGCAGGACGGGCGCTACGTCACGCTCGTGGGCGCCGACGGGCGGCTGCGCCACGTCACCTCCTGGCTCGCCTACCAGGACCGCGGGACCGGGAGCTCCACCCGGACCTCCGCGTACGACGTGAGCGACACCGTGATCGGCGCGTACCTGCAGCAGACCCTGCGCCCCGCCTCCTGGCTCAGCCTCAACGCCGGCCTGCGGCTCGACGACTACGAGAACTTCGGGGCGCACCTGTCGCCCCGCCTGGCGGCGGTGGTGCCCGCCTGGAGCGGCGGCACCGTGAAGGCCATCTACTCGGAGGCGTTCCGCGCGCCGTCCTTCTACGAGCGCTACTACGCCGACGCCACGACCGAGCTCGCCGCCCCGTCGCTCAGGCCCGAGACGGTGCGGTCCGTCGAGGGGCTCCTCGAGCAGCGGCTCGGCGCGCAGCGCTTCCGGTTCGGCCTCTTCCGCTCGTGGTGGAACGACATGGTGGTCCTCGTGCCGGCCTCCGACGCGGCCGTCGCCGCCGCCATCGCCAGCGGGGCGCTCGCCGCCGGCGCGGCCAACGTGACCACCTACGCCAACGCGTCGCGGGTCGACAGCTACGGGCTCAACGCCGACTGGGAGGGCAGCGGCCTCCGCCAGCGGCTCCGCTACGGCGTGGCGCTCACCGTGGCCCACTCCCGCGCCAGCGGCGACGCGCCGCTCGCGGCGGCCGCCCAGGTGTTCGGCAACGCCCGCGTCTCCTACGACCTCGGCGGGCCGGTGCTGGCCCTGGCGGTGCGCGCCGCGGGGCCGCGCCCGGTGTCGGGCTCCAGCCTCGACCCGGCGCCGGACGCCAAGGCGCAGTGCGACCTGCACGCCGCGGTGAGCGGTCCGCTGGGCGCGGGGATCGCCTACCGGCTCTCGGCCGATTACTCGGTCCTCGAATCGTCGGCCTACGCGGTGGGCCCGGGGCGCGACCAGCTCCTGCCGCTGCCCCGGTACCAGCTCATGGCCGGGCTCCGCTTCGACCGCTGA
- a CDS encoding methyl-accepting chemotaxis protein — MIARTRSLKVQILSAAALTVAVAAAVGVTSVLTARSGDQLARALPVVRTTTELMGTLVALDDAAAKLTDSRISDPAQRRELLERARRDLARLDEASQRMERLPAGPEHRALWEKFKPLRDAWRQNAETLLSLQEKKDQAGPNADQAAALLADAQSMEVFVAMAEGYRGAQRILAQVVDGDAEAAGRVGEAATAALARGAWVTLLACLGGLLGLVVVSLAVRRSIQRTTTTLVSEAEALCAAVAAGNLDRRASEEGVSAEFRGVAAGMNRIVDALVEPLRVAAGQVDRIARGEIPAPVEAPWQGELGRLRDNLNQCAAAVDALLSDVSALGRAAMAGEIRQRADVSRHRGDFGRVVQEVNGTLDALVNPLTVAADYVARISRGELPEKIDAAYQGEFNAIKDNLNRCIEAVGALVTDARTLSAGAVEGRLSVRADASRHQGEFRAVVQGVNDTLDALTGPLAAAARCVEQISKGAIPPRITERYAGDFNAIKDNLNQCIDAVNALVADAKGLAAAAVEGRLATRADASRHHGDFRLIVQGVNDALDAVVGPLRTAAGYVERISRGDIPPRIAERWAGDFDLLKASLDRSAAAIQQLVSDARGLAEEAVAGHLGRRADASRHQGDFRRIVEGVNATLDAVLAPIGEANEVLERLAERDLTARMTGRYQGDHARLQTAVNGTAEALEQALERVAGSVEQLSSAASQIAASSQAVAGGASQQAASLEQTSASLESVAGMAKGSAESAAQASRMVHGAKEAAVEGAGAMAQMQTAMSRIRVAAESTSAIIRDINEIAFQTNLLALNAAVEAARAGEAGRGFAVVAEEVRSLAMRSKEAATKTEALIGESVSQAAEGADTSKRVSGKLEEIVAAIGKVTDIAAEIAAAAREQSAGVGQLNRAVDEMDRVTQQNAASAEESSSTAAELARQAEDLSALVSGFKLAGQRQLAGRSAA; from the coding sequence GTGATCGCACGCACGCGCAGCTTGAAGGTCCAGATCCTGTCCGCCGCCGCGCTCACCGTGGCGGTGGCGGCGGCGGTCGGCGTCACCTCGGTGCTCACCGCCCGCTCCGGCGATCAGCTGGCCCGGGCGCTGCCGGTCGTGCGGACCACGACCGAGCTCATGGGCACGCTCGTCGCCCTCGACGACGCCGCGGCGAAGCTCACCGACTCGCGCATCTCCGACCCGGCGCAGCGGCGCGAGCTCCTGGAGCGGGCGCGGCGCGACCTCGCGCGGCTCGACGAGGCCTCCCAGCGGATGGAGCGGCTCCCGGCCGGCCCCGAGCACCGCGCCCTCTGGGAGAAGTTCAAGCCCCTGCGCGACGCCTGGCGGCAGAACGCCGAGACCCTCCTCTCGCTCCAGGAGAAGAAGGACCAGGCGGGCCCGAACGCCGACCAGGCCGCGGCGCTCCTCGCCGACGCCCAGTCGATGGAGGTCTTCGTCGCCATGGCCGAGGGCTACCGGGGCGCCCAGCGGATCCTGGCGCAGGTGGTGGACGGCGACGCCGAGGCGGCCGGCCGCGTCGGCGAGGCGGCGACCGCCGCCCTGGCGCGGGGCGCCTGGGTGACCCTGCTCGCCTGCCTCGGCGGGCTCCTCGGGCTCGTGGTGGTCTCGCTCGCCGTGCGCCGCTCGATCCAGCGCACCACCACGACCCTCGTCTCCGAGGCCGAGGCGCTCTGCGCCGCGGTGGCCGCGGGCAACCTCGACCGCCGCGCCTCGGAGGAGGGCGTCTCGGCCGAGTTCCGCGGCGTGGCCGCCGGCATGAACCGGATCGTGGACGCCCTGGTCGAGCCGCTCCGCGTGGCGGCCGGGCAGGTGGACCGGATCGCGAGGGGCGAGATCCCGGCGCCGGTCGAGGCGCCCTGGCAGGGCGAGCTGGGCCGGCTCCGCGACAACCTCAACCAGTGCGCCGCGGCCGTGGACGCGCTCCTCTCCGACGTCTCGGCGCTGGGGCGGGCCGCCATGGCGGGCGAGATCCGGCAGCGCGCCGACGTCTCGCGCCACCGGGGCGACTTCGGCCGGGTGGTGCAGGAGGTGAACGGGACCCTCGACGCCCTCGTGAACCCGCTCACCGTCGCCGCCGACTACGTGGCCCGCATCTCGCGCGGCGAGCTCCCCGAGAAGATCGACGCCGCGTACCAGGGCGAGTTCAACGCCATCAAGGACAACCTCAACCGCTGCATCGAGGCGGTGGGCGCGCTGGTGACCGACGCCCGGACGCTCTCCGCCGGCGCCGTCGAGGGGCGGCTCTCCGTCCGGGCCGACGCCTCGCGCCACCAGGGCGAGTTCCGGGCGGTGGTGCAGGGGGTGAACGACACCCTCGACGCCCTGACCGGCCCGCTCGCCGCCGCGGCCCGCTGCGTGGAGCAGATCTCGAAGGGCGCCATCCCGCCCCGGATCACCGAGCGCTACGCCGGCGACTTCAACGCCATCAAGGACAACCTCAACCAGTGCATCGACGCCGTGAACGCGCTCGTGGCCGACGCCAAGGGGCTCGCGGCCGCGGCGGTCGAGGGACGGCTCGCGACCCGCGCCGACGCCTCGCGCCACCACGGCGACTTCCGGCTCATCGTCCAGGGGGTGAACGACGCGCTCGACGCGGTGGTCGGGCCGCTCCGGACGGCCGCGGGGTACGTCGAGCGGATCTCCCGCGGCGACATCCCGCCGCGCATCGCCGAGCGCTGGGCCGGCGACTTCGACCTGCTCAAGGCCAGCCTCGACCGGAGCGCCGCCGCCATCCAGCAGCTCGTCTCCGACGCCCGCGGGCTCGCCGAGGAGGCGGTGGCGGGCCACCTCGGCCGCCGCGCCGACGCGAGCCGGCACCAGGGCGACTTCCGCCGCATCGTGGAGGGCGTGAACGCGACCCTCGACGCCGTGCTCGCCCCCATCGGCGAGGCGAACGAGGTCCTCGAGCGGCTGGCCGAGCGCGACCTGACGGCCCGCATGACCGGCCGGTACCAGGGCGACCACGCCCGGCTGCAGACGGCGGTGAACGGCACGGCGGAGGCGCTGGAGCAGGCGCTCGAGCGCGTGGCCGGATCCGTCGAGCAGCTCTCGTCCGCGGCGTCGCAGATCGCCGCCTCGAGCCAGGCGGTGGCCGGCGGCGCCTCGCAGCAGGCGGCCTCGCTGGAGCAGACCTCGGCGAGCCTCGAGTCGGTCGCCGGCATGGCCAAGGGGAGCGCCGAGAGCGCGGCCCAGGCGAGCCGGATGGTCCACGGCGCCAAGGAGGCGGCCGTGGAGGGCGCCGGCGCCATGGCGCAGATGCAGACCGCCATGTCCCGGATCCGGGTGGCGGCCGAGAGCACCTCGGCCATCATCCGCGACATCAACGAGATCGCCTTCCAGACCAACCTCCTCGCGCTCAACGCCGCGGTCGAGGCGGCCCGGGCCGGCGAGGCCGGGCGCGGGTTCGCCGTGGTCGCCGAGGAGGTGCGCTCGCTCGCCATGCGGTCGAAGGAGGCGGCGACCAAGACCGAGGCCCTCATCGGCGAGTCGGTGTCGCAGGCGGCCGAGGGGGCGGACACCTCGAAGCGGGTCTCCGGGAAGCTGGAGGAGATCGTCGCGGCCATCGGCAAG